A genomic segment from Diospyros lotus cultivar Yz01 chromosome 5, ASM1463336v1, whole genome shotgun sequence encodes:
- the LOC127801694 gene encoding vesicle-associated protein 2-2 has translation MSAELLDIQPREIKFVFELKKQSSCTIQLVNKSNNHVAFKVKTTSPKKYCVRPNTGIVKPNSNCDFTVTMQAQRLPPPDMICRDKFLIQSTVVPAGTADEDITSSMFSRDDGRYIDENKLRVVLVSPPNSPVLSPIGRSFIQVPDGEASILTEQVMRKVESIRPHQAIPEDIEEATMENDHEVKPAKVVEYKPMEAVEEQVKDVEYRTTKDAEEQEKSLEYGIPKDVEQPAKDDPAPNVEYKTLKEVYDPLNDVEDKTVKDVVDPTKGMEHKSENDLEEQKLVKDIEEMKSKLNKLELKLSEAEVTISKLAEERRWTAQERETLHEELVMLRNKRDVRKAQVGFPFLFVCTVALISVVLGYLVRG, from the exons ATGAGTGCAGAGCTGTTGGATATTCAACCTAGAGAAATCAAGTTCGTAT TTGAATTGAAGAAGCAGAGTTCTTGCACCATTCAACTAGTCAATAAGTCCAACAACCATGTTGCTTTCAAG GTTAAAACTACATCTCCAAAGAAATATTGTGTGCGACCAAATACAGGAATTGTTAAGCCAAACTCAAATTGTGATTTCACTG TTACGATGCAAGCACAAAGGTTACCTCCTCCTGACATGATATGCAGAGACAAGTTCTTAATCCAGAGCACAGTTGTTCCTGCAGGGACAGCAGATGAGGACATTACATCTAGCATG TTTTCCAGAGATGATGGCAGATATATTGATGAGAACAAGCTGAGAGTGGTCCTTGTCAGCCCCCCCAATTCTCCAGTATTATCACCAATCGGTAGATCGTTTATACAGGTGCCAGATGGTGAAGCTTCAATACTGACTGAGCAAGTGATGAGGAAAGTTGAAAGCATTAGGCCACACCAAGCT ATTCCTGAAGATATAGAAGAGGCCACAATGGAAAATGATCATGAGGTAAAACCAGCAAAGGTTGTTGAGTATAAACCAATGGAAGCCGTGGAGGAGCAAGTAAAGGATGTGGAATACAGAACAACGAAAGATGCAGAGGAGCAAGAAAAGAGTTTGGAGTATGGAATACCAAAAGATGTGGAGCAGCCAGCAAAGGATGACCCAGCACCGAATGTGGAGTATAAAACACTGAAAGAAGTGTATGACCCACTGAATGATGTAGAGGATAAAACAGTGAAGGATGTGGTGGATCCAACAAAGGGTATGGAACATAAAAGCGAAAATGACTTGGAAGAGCAGAAGTTGGTCAAAGATATTGAGGAGATGAAGTCAAAGCTAAACAAACTTGAATTAAAGCTAAGTGAG GCTGAAGTTACCATTTCAAAGCTAGCAGAGGAGAGGAGATGGACTGCCCAAGAAAGGGAAACTTTACACGAGGAATTG GTTATGTTGAGAAACAAAAGAGATGTAAGAAAAGCTCAAGTGGGATTTCCTTTCCTATTTGTTTGTACTGTGGCGCTTATCAGTGTGGTACTTGGATACCTTGTACGTGGCTGA